One stretch of Asterias rubens chromosome 8, eAstRub1.3, whole genome shotgun sequence DNA includes these proteins:
- the LOC117293202 gene encoding 5-hydroxyisourate hydrolase-like isoform X2, producing MAGSPLTTHVLDTALGRPAQNLAIDVSYQRSESQEFDVIARGKTNSDGRAPNLLTQAQFIAGVYKIKFDTGSYFKSIQTVGFYPYVEIVFEIHNPNQHYHVPLLLSPYSYSTYRGS from the exons ATGGCAGGTAGTCCTTTAACTACTCATGTACTAGACACAGCGCTAGGCCGACCAGCTCAAAACCTTGCCATCGACGTGTCTTATCAACGTTCAGAATCCCAAGAATTTGATGTCATCGCGAGAGG GAAAACCAACAGTGATGGTAGAGCACCCAACTTGTTAACTCAAGCTCAGTTCATTGCTGGAGTCTACAAGATCAAGTTTGATACAGGAAGTTACTTCAAATCAATCCAGACTGTTGGGTTTTATCCATATGTAGAG ATTGTGTTTGAGATTCATAACCCAAATCAACATTACCACGTACCGTTACTTCTAAGTCCATATTCCTACAGTACCTACCGAGGTAGCTAA
- the LOC117293913 gene encoding GH3 domain-containing protein-like produces the protein MAVLRTVAKGVGVVATMSTVMVAYDIYHQRKSTLHTVNSLIRQYVINKLIAVIGSRMRKRLEDDSKKCRAVQDEILLARVKEASNLVYGKEFDFGDVVDRKDFRLKHPLTKYDHFKPYIERIAAGEGGILTKDRPIILGVTSGTSGKSSIIPMTKGQSLAFFTQGISVLYNAMNTAYPETNNLQKILKFFYTPKSRISAGGIPVGPNSSSPKSTQGLLPLYTTPLTGYEIMSEPEALYVHLLFGLMDRNLGMIEANFASLIHTAFVELERKWPSLVRDIEMGYICPSLDIDDGIRQSLNKMMKSDKARAEELRREFKKGFKGIAKRIWPHLNILAAVDSGPFQMYGKLLSEHYTEGVPTYSALYAATEGLIGVNMWPKSDKRRYMLAPRSMFFEFIPVDKIFEDQPDTLFIDQVKRDSVYELVITNAGGLYRFRFGDVVKVVDFYNQCPVIELMYRKGQYLNVRGEKTSEDILYKALTDTVDGFKGVSLVDYSCAESPLLENQDKVDDLFPHYVVFLELTKDIDPKAPVQLTEEQKLQLDKNLREHSFIYNSFREKGSISCAKVHVVRRGCFKRLKRFSLKTRSVSVNQFKVPRVIRRPETAQFLFNNIE, from the exons ATGGCGGTGCTCAGAACTGTTGCAAAAG GAGTTGGTGTTGTGGCAACGATGTCAACAGTCATGGTTGCTTATGACATTTACCATCAACGCAAATCTACTCTCCACACTGTGAACAGTCTAATCAGACAGTACGTCATTAATAAACTTATCGCCGTCATTGGTTCTCGGATGCGTAAACGACTCGAAGATGACTCCAAGAAATGTCGGGCTGTTCAAGACGAAATTCTCCTAGCTCGAGTTAAAGAGGCATCCAATCTGGTCTACGggaaagaatttgattttggtgACGTCGTGGACAGAAAGGATTTTCGCTTGAAGCACCCCTTGACAAAATACGACCACTTCAAGCCATACATAGAGCGCATTGCAGCTGGCGAGGGCGGGATTCTCACCAAAGACCGGCCCATCATCCTCGGTGTTACGTCAGGAACGTCCGGAAAGAGCAGCATCATCCCAATGACCAAAGGGCAATCTTTAGCATTTTTCACTCAGGGTATATCTGTTTTATACAACGCCATGAACACTGCTTACCCGGAAACAAACAACCTTCAGAAGATCCTTAAGTTCTTCTACACACCGAAGTCTCGCATCTCGGCTGGCGGCATACCAGTCGGTCCGAATTCCTCCTCCCCCAAATCCACGCAGGGTCTTCTCCCACTCTACACCACCCCCCTCACCGGTTACGAAATCATGAGTGAGCCAGAGGCACTTTACGTTCACCTTTTATTCGGTTTAATGGACAGAAATCTGGGAATGATCGAGGCAAACTTTGCGTCTCTCATACACACAGCTTTCGTCGAGCTGGAACGTAAATGGCCGAGCTTAGTTCGAGACATCGAGATGGGGTACATCTGCCCCAGTCTTGACATCGACGATGGGATCCGACAAAGTCTTAATAAGATGATGAAATCGGACAAAGCCAGAGCGGAGGAGCTGAGGAGAGAGTTCAAGAAGGGCTTCAAAGGAATTGCTAAGAGGATTTGGCCTCATTTAAACATCTTGGCAGCTGTCGATTCTGGACCGTTTCAGATGTATGGGAAGTTACTGAGTGAACACTATACAGAAG GGGTACCTACATATTCTGCATTGTACGCTGCAACAGAAGGTTTAATTGGTGTCAATATGTGGCCTAAGAGTGACAAGAGAAGGTACATGCTGGCACCAAGAAGCATGTTCTTTGAATTCATTCCTGTAGATAAGAT CTTTGAGGATCAACCCGATACCCTGTTCATAGATCAGGTGAAGAGAGACTCTGTCTATGAGTTGGTTATTACCAATGCTGGAGGACTGTACAGATTCCGCTTTGGTGATGTCGTCAAGGTCGTCGACTTCTACAATCAATGTCCGGTTATTGAACTTATGTACAG GAAAGGTCAATATCTAAATGTGAGAGGAGAGAAGACTTCTGAGGACATCTTGTACAAAGCTCTAACGGACACAGTGGATGGATTCAAAGGTGTATCACTCGTTGATTACTCATGCGCTGAAAGCCCTCTGCTGGAAAACCAAGACAAAG TTGATGATTTGTTCCCGCACTACGTGGTTTTCCTGGAACTTACAAAGGACATTGACCCTAAGGCTCCTGTTCAATTGACCGAAGAGCAAAAACTACAG CTGGATAAGAATCTACGAGAGCATTCCTTCATCTACAATTCCTTCCGTGAGAAAGGGAGCATCTCTTGTGCCAAGGTTCACGTGGTGAGGCGAGGCTGCTTCAAACGTCTCAAGAGGTTCTCGCTGAAGACGAGGAGCGTCTCGGTCAACCAGTTCAAGGTGCCCAGGGTCATAAGACGACCAGAGACGGCTCAGTTCTTGTTTAATAACATCGAGTGA
- the LOC117293202 gene encoding 5-hydroxyisourate hydrolase-like isoform X1, protein MSDSNYRIRNLIGHLQGTTQGQTVLLGLNETSSTMAGSPLTTHVLDTALGRPAQNLAIDVSYQRSESQEFDVIARGKTNSDGRAPNLLTQAQFIAGVYKIKFDTGSYFKSIQTVGFYPYVEIVFEIHNPNQHYHVPLLLSPYSYSTYRGS, encoded by the exons ATGTCAGACTCAAATTATCGAATCCGGAATTTGATTGGTCACTTGCAGGGCACCACTCAAGGTCAG ACTGTACTTCTTGGGCTTAACGAGACATCATCAACAATGGCAGGTAGTCCTTTAACTACTCATGTACTAGACACAGCGCTAGGCCGACCAGCTCAAAACCTTGCCATCGACGTGTCTTATCAACGTTCAGAATCCCAAGAATTTGATGTCATCGCGAGAGG GAAAACCAACAGTGATGGTAGAGCACCCAACTTGTTAACTCAAGCTCAGTTCATTGCTGGAGTCTACAAGATCAAGTTTGATACAGGAAGTTACTTCAAATCAATCCAGACTGTTGGGTTTTATCCATATGTAGAG ATTGTGTTTGAGATTCATAACCCAAATCAACATTACCACGTACCGTTACTTCTAAGTCCATATTCCTACAGTACCTACCGAGGTAGCTAA